The Patescibacteria group bacterium genome window below encodes:
- the dnaK gene encoding molecular chaperone DnaK — MGKILGIDLGTTNSAMAVMEGGQPKIIENIEGNRTTPSIVAISKNGERLVGLTAKRQAVTNPENTVFAVKRLIGRRFEDEEVQRDLSTVPYKIIQSGEGVKVKLQDKEHSPQEISAMILAKLKADAEAKLGEKITEAVITVPAYFDDSQRQATKDAGQIAGLEVKRIINEPTAAALAYGFDKKAGQKIAVYDLGGGTFDVSVLEISEDTVEVKATNGNTHLGGEDFDQRIIKWIIEEFKKEQGIDLSNDSLALQRIKEAAEKAKIELSTTSETEINQPFITTDASGPRHLVMKMKRSELEALVNDLVEKTIEPCQKALADAGLSISDIQEVILVGGMTRMPLVKEKVKQFFGKEPNLTVNPDEVVALGAAVQAGVLQGDVRDVLLLDVTPLSLGIETMGGVATPLIERNTTIPTSKSQTFSTAADSQTSVEIHVVQGDRPMASDNKSLGRFILDGIPPAPRGIPQIEVSFDIDANGILNVKASDKATGKAQHITITASSGLAKEEIEKMRQEAEAHAEEDKKKKEQAEVKNQAEAVIFQTDKLLSESGDKMKAEDKTELEEKLKALKETKDTDQYDNIKKAMEELNTTAQRIGASMYQAQPGQQAEQGSGQGDNSQPTSEETKEAGQEAGNEQSNNSDTEPTEGEFEEKKDN, encoded by the coding sequence ATGGGAAAAATTCTAGGTATTGACTTGGGTACCACTAACTCGGCGATGGCCGTTATGGAAGGTGGACAACCCAAAATTATTGAAAATATCGAAGGTAATCGTACGACACCTTCCATTGTAGCCATTTCTAAAAATGGCGAGAGATTGGTTGGATTAACCGCTAAAAGACAAGCCGTAACTAACCCGGAAAATACGGTGTTTGCGGTTAAGCGTTTAATTGGACGTCGTTTTGAAGACGAGGAAGTACAACGCGATTTAAGTACTGTGCCATATAAGATAATTCAATCTGGAGAAGGAGTTAAAGTTAAGTTACAAGACAAAGAGCATAGTCCGCAGGAAATTTCTGCTATGATATTAGCTAAACTAAAGGCTGATGCTGAAGCTAAATTAGGAGAAAAGATCACTGAAGCTGTTATTACGGTTCCGGCTTATTTTGATGACTCACAACGTCAAGCCACTAAAGATGCCGGACAAATTGCCGGTCTTGAAGTTAAACGTATCATTAATGAACCAACCGCTGCCGCTCTGGCGTATGGTTTTGATAAAAAAGCCGGACAAAAAATCGCCGTCTATGATTTGGGCGGTGGAACTTTTGATGTTTCTGTTTTAGAGATTTCTGAAGACACGGTAGAGGTTAAAGCCACTAACGGTAATACCCACTTAGGTGGTGAGGATTTTGATCAAAGAATTATTAAGTGGATCATTGAAGAATTTAAAAAAGAGCAGGGTATAGATTTGTCTAACGATAGTCTGGCCTTACAACGTATTAAAGAAGCTGCGGAAAAAGCTAAGATAGAGCTTTCTACTACTTCAGAAACCGAAATTAACCAACCCTTTATTACCACCGATGCTAGTGGACCAAGACATTTGGTTATGAAAATGAAGCGTTCCGAGTTGGAAGCTTTAGTAAATGACTTAGTGGAAAAAACCATTGAGCCTTGTCAAAAGGCTTTAGCAGACGCCGGCTTAAGTATTTCAGATATCCAAGAAGTTATTTTAGTGGGTGGTATGACCCGTATGCCTTTGGTTAAAGAAAAAGTTAAGCAATTTTTCGGTAAAGAACCAAACCTAACGGTTAACCCAGATGAAGTAGTGGCTCTAGGTGCCGCTGTACAAGCCGGAGTTCTCCAAGGAGATGTTAGAGATGTTTTACTTTTAGATGTAACCCCGCTCTCTCTTGGTATTGAAACCATGGGCGGAGTAGCTACTCCGTTAATTGAACGAAACACCACTATCCCAACCTCAAAATCTCAAACCTTTTCTACTGCCGCAGATAGCCAAACCAGTGTAGAAATTCATGTTGTTCAAGGAGATAGACCAATGGCTTCAGATAATAAGAGTTTGGGTAGATTTATCTTAGACGGTATTCCACCGGCACCACGTGGCATACCACAAATTGAAGTTTCTTTTGATATTGACGCTAATGGTATCTTAAACGTTAAAGCTTCAGATAAAGCCACCGGTAAAGCCCAGCATATTACCATTACCGCTTCTTCTGGACTTGCTAAGGAAGAGATAGAAAAGATGCGCCAAGAAGCAGAAGCTCATGCAGAAGAAGACAAGAAAAAGAAAGAACAAGCTGAGGTTAAGAATCAGGCGGAGGCGGTAATCTTCCAGACAGATAAGCTTTTAAGCGAATCAGGAGATAAGATGAAAGCTGAAGATAAAACCGAGCTTGAGGAAAAACTAAAGGCCCTTAAAGAAACCAAAGATACAGATCAATACGATAATATTAAAAAAGCCATGGAAGAGCTAAATACCACGGCTCAGCGTATTGGGGCAAGTATGTATCAAGCACAGCCAGGACAACAAGCTGAACAAGGTTCTGGGCAAGGAGATAATTCACAACCAACTAGTGAAGAAACCAAAGAAGCGGGTCAGGAAGCAGGTAATGAACAAAGTAATAATTCAGACACTGAGCCAACCGAGGGTGAGTTTGAAGAGAAAAAAGATAACTAA
- the dnaJ gene encoding molecular chaperone DnaJ — protein sequence MAKDYYAVLGVARNASEEDVKKAFRKKAHEHHPDKAGGDEAKFKEINEAYQVLSNKERRARYDQFGSGFENGQAGAGQAGHGFGGFNQGGFNINMDDFGDIFGDIFGFGGGRSSGSAKAGSQRGNDLQLRIEIEFMEAVFGTEKTIKVNKGVVCKSCSGSGAEPGSKIETCPQCHGQGRVTQMQRTILGHIQMQTVCPSCRGEGKKITNPCSTCRGTGVSREAVELKVKIPAGIDNGETIRLSGEGEAGAKNGDAGDLYLHITVKSDSRFKREGETILSNLEITFPEAALGTTKDILTVDGEVRLKIPAGTQSNKVFVLKNKGVHSLRSRGRGDHLVTVTVKTPTTLTRKQKKLLEEFEEE from the coding sequence ATGGCTAAAGATTATTACGCCGTTTTAGGTGTTGCCCGCAATGCTTCAGAAGAAGATGTTAAGAAGGCTTTTCGTAAAAAAGCCCATGAACATCATCCAGACAAAGCTGGTGGCGATGAGGCTAAATTTAAAGAAATTAACGAAGCTTACCAGGTACTCTCTAATAAAGAGCGCCGGGCTCGTTATGATCAATTCGGCTCAGGCTTTGAAAACGGCCAAGCCGGAGCGGGGCAGGCTGGTCATGGTTTTGGCGGTTTTAACCAAGGTGGTTTTAATATTAATATGGACGACTTTGGAGATATCTTTGGAGATATCTTCGGTTTTGGTGGAGGTAGAAGTTCAGGCTCAGCAAAAGCGGGGTCACAAAGAGGCAATGATCTTCAACTTAGAATAGAGATAGAATTCATGGAAGCGGTTTTTGGTACCGAAAAGACTATTAAAGTTAATAAAGGGGTTGTTTGTAAATCATGCAGTGGTAGCGGGGCAGAGCCTGGTTCAAAAATTGAAACTTGTCCGCAGTGTCATGGACAAGGCAGGGTAACCCAAATGCAAAGAACAATTCTTGGGCATATTCAGATGCAGACTGTTTGTCCTAGTTGTCGCGGAGAAGGTAAAAAAATAACTAATCCTTGTTCAACTTGTCGTGGTACTGGGGTAAGCCGAGAAGCGGTAGAGTTAAAGGTTAAAATTCCAGCTGGTATAGATAACGGGGAAACCATTCGTTTAAGTGGAGAAGGGGAAGCTGGAGCTAAGAATGGAGACGCTGGAGATCTTTATCTTCATATAACAGTTAAGTCGGATAGTCGTTTTAAAAGAGAAGGAGAAACTATTCTTTCTAATTTGGAAATAACTTTTCCGGAAGCGGCACTGGGAACAACTAAAGATATTTTAACTGTGGACGGAGAAGTAAGACTTAAAATACCAGCAGGCACACAGTCTAATAAAGTTTTTGTTTTAAAAAACAAGGGTGTTCATAGTCTTAGAAGTAGAGGTAGGGGGGATCATCTAGTAACAGTAACGGTTAAAACACCCACTACTCTAACTCGCAAACAAAAGAAGCTTTTAGAGGAGTTTGAGGAGGAGTAA
- the miaA gene encoding tRNA (adenosine(37)-N6)-dimethylallyltransferase MiaA, with protein sequence MKKLPKILVILGTTSSGKTKLAVSLARLYNGEIVGADSRQVYRGMDIGTGKDLAEYGSGTNRVKYHLIDIADPKRAYNLKRYQKDAYKAIDNILKRNKLPILVGGSGLYLQAIVDGYLLSENKPKTSLRRLYESMELSKLQTIVKGLDKAFYDRLNDSDKSNKRRLVRYAEILKTNLLTKKELQKSLSSQSSTKYDCLIIGLDCSLETIRQRIKKRLNQRFKEGMIEEVERLHEQGISWTRLQSFGLEYKYISLYLQGKIKKKEMKEKLNIAIGQFAKRQKSWFKRWEKQGREICWVKNKKSLKDILSFIS encoded by the coding sequence ATGAAAAAACTTCCTAAAATTCTAGTTATCTTAGGTACTACTTCTTCTGGTAAGACTAAACTAGCTGTTTCTTTAGCTCGTTTATATAACGGGGAGATTGTTGGTGCAGATTCTCGGCAGGTATATAGGGGGATGGACATTGGAACCGGTAAGGATCTGGCTGAATATGGTAGTGGTACAAACAGAGTTAAATATCACCTCATAGACATAGCTGATCCCAAAAGAGCATATAATCTTAAGCGCTACCAAAAAGATGCCTATAAGGCTATAGATAATATACTTAAAAGAAACAAATTACCTATCTTAGTTGGAGGATCTGGCCTTTATCTTCAGGCGATAGTAGATGGTTATCTTTTAAGTGAAAATAAGCCCAAAACAAGCCTTAGGAGATTATATGAGTCAATGGAGCTATCTAAGCTCCAAACTATCGTTAAAGGGCTGGATAAAGCCTTTTATGACCGTTTAAATGACTCAGATAAGAGTAATAAGAGAAGGTTGGTTCGTTATGCTGAAATCCTTAAAACCAATCTTTTAACTAAAAAAGAATTACAAAAATCTTTAAGTTCTCAATCATCTACCAAATACGATTGTTTAATAATCGGTCTGGATTGTTCTCTTGAAACAATTAGGCAAAGGATAAAGAAAAGATTAAATCAAAGATTTAAAGAAGGTATGATTGAAGAGGTAGAAAGATTACATGAACAAGGTATTAGCTGGACAAGGCTTCAGAGTTTTGGTTTAGAATATAAATATATTTCTTTATACCTCCAAGGTAAAATAAAGAAAAAAGAGATGAAAGAAAAACTAAATATAGCTATTGGGCAATTTGCTAAAAGACAAAAGTCCTGGTTTAAAAGATGGGAGAAACAGGGGAGAGAAATTTGCTGGGTTAAGAATAAGAAAAGTTTAAAAGATATTTTATCTTTTATTTCTTAG
- a CDS encoding DUF3467 domain-containing protein, which yields MSENNQKPQEIKINDSIQGGEYANIAWINHNEEEFQLIFGSVAGPSGRTVAKVITTPGHFKRMIAAMTDNLKKYESTFGDIKQAVAQMPEKEIGFKD from the coding sequence ATGTCAGAAAATAATCAAAAACCCCAAGAGATTAAGATTAATGACTCTATCCAAGGAGGAGAGTACGCTAACATTGCTTGGATTAATCATAATGAAGAAGAGTTTCAACTTATCTTTGGCAGTGTAGCGGGTCCTTCGGGGCGAACTGTTGCTAAGGTAATAACTACTCCAGGTCACTTTAAGCGCATGATTGCCGCTATGACAGATAACCTTAAAAAATATGAAAGTACTTTTGGGGATATTAAACAGGCAGTAGCGCAAATGCCAGAAAAAGAAATAGGTTTTAAGGATTAG